AGCATGTTTTTAGTCGTTTCCACTAACATGGCACCAGGAGAAACTGTATTGGAAGTAATACCTGTCCCTTTAAGCTCCCGTGCCAGTGAAACTGTCAGGTTATGCCGGGCAGCCGTTGAGGCGCTATAATCAGGCTGTACACTCATCGGCTGAATGGCCACAGATGAACCTATCTGGATGATGCGTCCCCACCCCAATCCTTTCATTTGCGGCACCAGGCGATGGATCATTCGCACATACGACAGTACATTGTTGTTGTAAGTATCCTTCCAATTATGCACCGTCGCATTCATCCAGGGCTGCGGATTATAAATGCCCATATTATTCACTAAAATATCGATCTGACCACCCGCCAGTGCAGCTTCAGCAACGGTATCAGCACCTTCATCTGTTGACAGGTCGCCTATGACATATTCAGCGCTCCCGCCGGTTTCCCGGATGCTTTCAGCAATTGCCGTGCTGCGCTTTTCATTTCTCCCATGTACGATCACTGACGCACCTTCTGTAGCCAGGAAACTTACGATTGCTTCGCCGAGGCCCGAACTTGATCCGGTTACTAGTGCTCTTTTACCTTTTAATTTTAAGTCCATAATTTGTTACTTTTGCTATTTAACTTACTTTTTGTAAGTCAAAAATACCTGGTAACTAAGTATAAGACAAGAAGGCATTTGTAAATCAGTCACTTACGTCAATGTAACTATTGCTGATAACCAAATAGATATGAAAAAAGAAAATTCAAAAAAATGTGCAGAAGACCGGGAAGATTGCCCGATAAAGGATGTTCTTTACCGGGTAGGTGATAAATGGTCAATGTTAACGGTGATCATGTTAAGCGATCATGGTACCCTCCGGTTTAATGAACTGCATCAACTGATCGACACTATTTCACAAAGAATGCTAACCGTCACCTTAAAGACGTTAGAAGCAGACGGATTGGTTTCAAGAAAAATGTATCCACAGATTCCGCCTAAAGTTGAGTATGCGCTTACTCCGCTTGGCGAGAGTTTGGTTCCTCCACTAATGACTCTCTACCATTGGGCGAATGCAAGTATGCCTGCTATTAAAGAATCACGGAAACGCTTTCAAAAACAATTGAGCAAGGCGCTGTAAATTTAACCTTGATGGGTTTGTGAAAAGGTCAATAAAATATGACTGCCAATGATTGGTCAGCGAGTTATATTTTGGCCCATAGCGTGAATATCAGACCAGGCCAGGGCGCCCCGTACCATTCGCTACCGGCCTTTGCTACATCCCAAAACTTTTATCCTGTTTACAATCAATAGGTATAAAAAGTAAGT
This Chitinophaga sancti DNA region includes the following protein-coding sequences:
- a CDS encoding SDR family NAD(P)-dependent oxidoreductase, with product MDLKLKGKRALVTGSSSGLGEAIVSFLATEGASVIVHGRNEKRSTAIAESIRETGGSAEYVIGDLSTDEGADTVAEAALAGGQIDILVNNMGIYNPQPWMNATVHNWKDTYNNNVLSYVRMIHRLVPQMKGLGWGRIIQIGSSVAIQPMSVQPDYSASTAARHNLTVSLARELKGTGITSNTVSPGAMLVETTKNMLLGMAEKFGWGQDWADIEKNAIAQLASNDIGRLGRPEEIASAVAYLASPLADYISGTVVRVDGGLVQSI
- a CDS encoding helix-turn-helix domain-containing protein, with the protein product MKKENSKKCAEDREDCPIKDVLYRVGDKWSMLTVIMLSDHGTLRFNELHQLIDTISQRMLTVTLKTLEADGLVSRKMYPQIPPKVEYALTPLGESLVPPLMTLYHWANASMPAIKESRKRFQKQLSKAL